The nucleotide sequence CCGAAGGGCGGGCCGACGCTGACCGACCATCTCGATTCCCTGCGTTTCGGCCTTCCGCGCCGGCCGGAGGCCGCACACCGGCTCGACCGCGACACGTCCGGCTGCCTCGTTCTCGGCCGCCACGCCAAGGCGCTGGCGCGTCTGAATCGATTGTTCGCCGACGGCAAGGTCGACAAGACCTACTGGGCCCTGGTCGAGGGTGGGCCCACCGACGCCGAGGGCCGCATCGACCTGCCGCTCGGCCGCCGCTCCGACGATCCGCGGAGCTGGTGGATGAAGGCGGACCCGGCCGGCGCCCCCTCGCTGACGCATTACCGCGTGCTCGCCCGGGCCGGCGGCCTGTCCTGGCTCGAACTCAAGCCGGTCACGGGGCGCACGCATCAGTTGCGCGTGCATTGCGCCGCGATGGGCTGGCCGATCCGGGGCGACGCGATCTACGGCCATGCCGGCCGGGACGGCCCCGGATTGCAGCTTCATGCCCGAAGCCTGAGCCTGCCGCTCTATCCGAAGCGGGAGGCGATCGTCGTGGAAGCGCCCGCGCCGGGGCACATGCGGGCGGGGTTGGCGGCGGGCGGGCTGGCGGAGCTATTCGACTCGCCCCCCTCCGCGGGGGCAGGCGAGTGATACCGTTTCCGATCGATCGCCTCGGGTTCCAGCCTCCGTCCTCGCGAGCGGCCGCGAAGCGATCCAGGGCGCGACGGGTCCGGAAAGGGCGCGCCCTGGTTTGCCACGGCTTCGCCTCGCAAGGACGCAGGACAGGCCGAACGCATCGACCGGATGGCGTAACCCAAACTTTGCGTCCGGGCCAGTCGTGGATTCCGGGCTCGCCTTCGGCGCCCCGGAATGACGGTCATTAGGCGGCGGCGATGCCGCGGAGGGGGGCTGACGCAGCGTCTCACGTCACGAGCAGGGCCTGCCCGTCATGACCGGAAACGGTCACCTCGCGCATCTCCCCCGACGGCACCGGCTTCGAAAAACGCACCAGCGTGAAAGCCTCGGTCCGCCCGGTATCACCGCGCTCGGTCAGCACCCGTCGGCGGGCGCCGATCTCGCCGTCGAGATGGCGGGTCAGCGCCGCCGCGCCGGCCTCGCGCAGGCGGGCGGCACGCGCGCGGATCACGTCGCCGGGCACCGCCGGCATCCGTGCGGCCGGCGTGCCGGGCCGCGGCGAATAGGGGAAGACGTGCAGATGCGTCAGCCCGCATTCGGCGACGAGATCGAGGGAGCGCGCGAACTGCGCCTCCGTCTCGGTGGGAAAACCGGCGATCAGGTCGGCGCCGAAGACGATCTCCGGGCGCAAGGTGCGAAGCCTCTCGCAGAAGCGGATCGCGTCGGCGCGGGAATGGCGGCGCTTCATCCGCTTGAGGATCAGGTCGTCGCCCGCCTGGAGCGAGAGGTGGACGTGCGGCATCAGCCGCCCCTCCGCGGCGAAGGCGGCGACGAGGTCGGCATCCGCCTCGACCGAGTCGATCGAGGAGAGGCGCAGGCGCGCCAGATCCGGCACCCCGGCGAGGATCGAGCGCACGAGGCGCCCGAGGGTCAGGCCGGGATCGAGGTCGCGGCCGTAGGCCGTGAGATCGACGCCGGTCAGCACCACCTCACGGCCGCCGTGCTCGACGATGCGGCGGACCTGCGCCACGGCATCGGCCAACGGCACGGAGCGGGCGTTTCCGCGGCCGAACGGGATGACGCAGAAGGTGCAGCGATGGTCGCAGCCGTTCTGCACCGGCACGAAGGCGCGGGTGTGCCCGCTCATCCCGGCGATGCGGGTGGGCTCGGCGGCGCGCACCGCCATGATGTCTTCCGGCCGGGGGGCGGCACCGCTGCGCCAGCTCTCGGGCCGGAGCTTGACCGCGTTGCCGACGAGTCGCACCACCTCCGGCATCCCGGCATAGGCCGCGCGCTCGACCTCGGCGCCGCAGCCGGTCACCACGATCTCGGCCGTGGGCCGCTCGCGGGCAAGCCGCCGGATCGCCTTGCGCGCCTGTCGCCCGGCCTCCGCCGTGACCGCGCAGGTGTTCACCACCACGAGATCGCGCGCGCCTGCCTCCGCCTCGGCATGGCCGCGCAGCACCTCCGACTCGACGGTGTTGAGGCGGCAGCCGAAGGTGAGCGTCTCGACGCTCACCCGTCGATTCCGGAAAAGAGTTCGGGGGCGAAGCTGCCCTCTCCTTCGAGGAAGACCGGCCCGGTCATCAGCACGTGGTCGTCGGCGCGCCACTCGATGGCGAGTTCGCCGCCGGGGAGCGCCACGCGGGCGGCGCGGGCGATCATGCGCAGGCGCGAGGCCGCCACCACCGTGGCGCAGGCCGCCGTGCCGCAGGCCAGCGTCAGGCCCGCGCCCCGCTCCCAGACCCGGAGCTTGACGGTGTCGCGGCCGGTCACCTGGGCGATCGAGATGTTGGCCCGCTCCGGGAAGATCGGGTGGGCCTCGAGCAGCGGGCCGACGCGGCCGAGGTCGTATTCGTCCGGATCGTGCTCCACGAAGAAGATCGCGTGCGGGTTGCCCATGCTGACGGCGGCGGGCGAATGCAGGATCGGATCGTCGATCGGCCCGACCTGCAGCTCGATGCGGCGGGTGTCGGGAAACGGCTCGGCCAGCGGAATCTCGTCCCAGCGCAGCCGCGGCTGGCCCATGTCGACGGTGAACGAGCGATCGGCGACGCGCTTCACCGCCACCAGTCCGGCCTTGGTCTCCAGGGTCAGGCGCCCGTTCTCGGCCGGGCGCGCCATGGCGGGGTCGTCGAGCAGGGCGTAGCCGACGCAGCGGGTGCCGTTGCCGCAGGCGCCCGATTCCGAGCCGTCGGTGTTGTAGATGCGCATGAACGCGTCGGTGCCGGGCGTCACGGGATCGTGCACGACCATGAGCTGGTCGAAGCGCGAATGGGCGTCCGCGCCGATGGCGCGGGCCTCGGCCGGCGTGACGCGAAGACGCGTGCCGCGCAGGTCGAGCACGACGATGGCGTTGCCGGCGCCGTGCATCTTCAGGAAACGGCGATGTGCGAGAGGGCTCATCGGACCTCCGACGGGCGTGGATGCGGGTCTGTGGGGATGGTGCGGCGTATATGGCAAAAGCCGCCGGGCCGCGAGTCGGGGAAGTCATGCCAAATCCGATCGATCCCTTCGGGACGGCGGATCCGGGCTCCGCCCGGACGCCGCGCGGGCTCGAACCGTTTCGTCGCGCGGGGACGGTCTCGCGCGCGCCGCGTTTCGGCCCTACCCTGTCCGGCCGGCCAATCGGAGCCTCACCGTCTTGACCCGTCTCGCCTCCCTCGCCGCGGGCCTCCTGGCGCTCGCCTCGACCCACGCGATCGCGCAGAACGCGCCGCCGCCCACCGGCGTCCCCTCCCCCGCCGAGAAGAGCCCGCTGCCGACGACGACCGTACCGGACACCTCGAAATCGGGCCCCGATCCGGCGGCGCCCGCGCCGGAGCAGGCGCCGATTCCCCGCCCGAGCCAGTCGGGGGCCGGCCAAGCGGTTCCGTCCGCGCCATCCGCCCTGCCGACGCTGGTGCCGAAGCCGGGCGAGCCCAACGACGTGGACGAGGTCACGCTGCCGGCCAAGCCCGTCGCGATTCTCTCGGGCCAGACCAAGTGGGAGGAGGCACGGGCGAACCTCCGGGCGTCCTTCAAGACCATCGGCGATACGCTGGCCAAGCTCGGCCTCAAGCCGGCGGGCCGGCCGCTGGCCCTGTTCACCAAGACCGAGGATGACGGCTTCCAGTACGAGGCGATGATCCCGATCGAGGCGGCGCCGACGCAGACGCCCGAGACCGGCGGCGTCAAGTTCGGCTCGACGCCGAGCGGACGGGCCCTGCGCTTCACCCATAGCGGCACCTACGAGGAGATCGACGGCACCTACGAGACGCTGGTCGCCTATCTCGATGCCAAGGAGATCGACGTTCAGGATCGCTTCCTGGAAGAATACGTCACCGATCTCGGCGAGGGTGCCGACGACCGGCTCGACATCAACATCTACGCCCTGCCGAAGTAGGCAACGCCCGAAGGGAACCGCCGAATCCCCTCGCGGATTCACGCTCTCATGCCGCTCTTCCCGGACACCGCCCTCCCGACCGCCTGCCGCCGCCCGCGTCGCGAGGCGGCGCCCTCCGAGGCGCTCAAGGACAAGGCGCTGGAGATCCATCGCCGGCTCTGCCGCCTCTACGCGTGTCCGATCCCGTACTTCCACAATCTCGATCCGCTCTCCGAGCTGATCTCCTCCCTGCTCTCGCACCGCACCCGCAACGCCGATTCCGGCCGCGCCTTCAAGGCGCTGCGAGCGCGCTGGCCGGATTGGGCGGCCGTCGAGGAGGCTTCCGTCGCGGAGATCGAGACGACGATCCGCGGTGTGACGTGGCCGGAGCTGAAGGCGCCGCGGATCAAGGCGGTGCTCGCCGCCGTGCGAGCGCGGGTGGGCGCGCTGAACCTCGACTTCCTGGCCGGCATGAGCGTCACCGCGGCGCGCGGCTGGCTGGAGGGCATTCCCGGGATCGGCCCGAAGACGAGCGCGGCGGTTCTCTCCTTCTCGACCCTGCGGATGCCGGCCCTGCCGGTCGACAGCCACCATCACCGCGTCGCCCAGCGCGCCGGGCTGATCGGCCCGAAGGTCGATGTCGGGCCGAGCCATCCGGTGCTGCGGGCACAATTGCCCGACGATTGGTCGGCACAGGCGCTCTACGACAATCACGAGATCCTGATGCTGCACGGGCAGCGGGTCTGCTTCCACCGGTCGCCGGCCTGCACGGCTTGCGTGCTGCTCGACATCTGTCCGACGGGTCAGGCCCGCACGAAGGCCTGATCGCCCTCGAACCCGCACGGCTTGCCGAAGGTCCGAGGGCACGTCGTCCCGGAACTGCGGTGTCGCTCAGGCGCTGTCTTCCGCGAAGGAAATCCGCGGAGCGGCCGATGTCGGAGTTGGATGCGAAGCGCGCGGCGGTCGCCGACCGTCTGGCGCGGATCGAAGGCCTCGATCGGCAGGACCGCGCGATCCTCGACCGCCGCGTCGAGGCCGCGGTGGAGCGCTTCGACGCGGCCTCGCCCGAGCCGTCCGATCCGGCCCGCGCCGATCTTCACCGGTTGCTGCGCGACGACTGCGATCTGCGGGCCTTGCGCATCGACCGGAACAACGTCCGCCTCGCCGCGAAGGGCGAGGTGTTCGCGCCGGAGGACGATGCTTGAGATCGGCGCCGCCGTGCCGGTTCGGACGACTCTGAACGACGCGTCGGTCTCCGTCATGGCAAGGTGGGGCCGGTCCGCAGGCGAAGGATGTCCGAACCGCTGGGTTGCCTCGTCCGACTTGCGTCGCGGTCCTGGATCGCTTTGCCTGACGGCTCGCCATGACGGTCTGGGAGCCTGTTCGACTGCGGTGATCCCATCTCGCCCCTTGCTCAGCATGAGGGGAAAGATGGGAGTAAAACCTTCCTCTCGCCTTGCCGTTGCCTGACGAAGACACGTCGGCCGGTCAAACAGGCTCTGGGACTCCCACTCCGTCATTGCGAGGCGGAGCCGAAGCAATCCAGGGCGCGACGCAGGCCGGACGAAGCTCCCGTCTCCCCCGCAACGATCGACCGAAAACGCGTTATCCACCTCGCGACGCCGGCGAGGACGCGCCCTGCGGAAAAGAACAAGTCATACGACTCCGGTCGATGACTTCGGCCTCTCCTCCGTCCTTGCGAGGCGAAGCCGTGGCCATCCAGGACGCGCCCTTTCCGGACCTGTCGCGCCCTGGATCGCTTCGCGGCCGCTCGCGAGGACGGAGGGTAGCCAAACCCGAGGTGATCGATCGGAAACGGTATCACTCCTTCTTCTTCTTGCCCTTCCTGTCCTTGTCCTTCTTGTCCCGTCTCTCCTTGCCGGCCGGCGCGTCGTGGTCCTTGCCGTCCCAGACCGCGGCGAAGGGGCGGCTCCCCAGAGCGCGCTCGGGCTGAGCCTCGGCGGTCGCCGCCTTGGCCGTCGCGGCCCCGGGCCGGGTCTCGCCCTTGCGGAACGGCGCCTCGCCCGCGGCCAGGGCGGCGAGACGGTGGCGGTGCCAGCCCGGCGTCGCGGACCTCAGCGCGGGATGGTGCGGGTCGAGGCGGGTGACGAGGCCCTTCACCTCCGCCTCGCTCATCCCGTCGGCGATCAGCACGAAGGTCTCGCTGCCGAGCACCTCGCGGATCAGCCGCAGCGACGCCACGCGCAGGCTCCGGGCCTTCAACTGCTTGACCACGAGGGTGCGGGCGGCCTTCGGGATCTCGGTGCGGATGTCGGGAAACGCCTCGGGCGCGGAGGCCATCGCCTGCATCACCGCGTAACCGTCGACATCAAGGGCCATGGAGGATTTCCTTCACTTCCGCGACCAGCGGAATCAGCACGTTCGGGACATGGGCGCCATACTTGGCGGAGAAGGTCGGGGGCGCGCCGCGGGTGGGGACCAGCGCGTCGGCGAGCGCCGCCGCCTGCGGAATGCGGGTGTCGAGGAGGCGGAAGCCGGCATCCTCGGCCCGCGCCTCGGCTTCGAGCCGGGCCAGCGTCTGCTGGTGCTGGCGCACCTGGGCCTGGAAGCGGGTGACGAGGACGTGGGGCGCGCTTCTGGGCGCGATGTGGCTCGCCTGGCGGCCGGAGCGCCGCCAGATCGTTTCGACGAAGGCGTTGAGTCCGTAGGTGGAGAGGAAGTCCGGGATCGAGGTGACGAGGACGAGGTCGGCGGCCCGCACCGCCACCTCGGTCATCGGCGAGATGCCCGGCGCGCAATCGAAGAAGACGTAGTCGTAGGTGTCCGCCAGCGGCGCGAAGTCGTCGTGGAAGATCCGCCACAGCTTCTCGTCGATGGCGTGCATCGAGAATTTGCGCTCGGTCATCTCGTACAGGATCTCGCGCTCCACGAGCCGCAGGTGCGGGCCCGAGGGCAGCAGCGCGAGCGAGAGCGGTGCGTTCCTGTGGACCGTCAGGCTGACGCCGGGTTCGATGCGCGCCCGCAGGTCGGGCTTGTGGCGGGTGATCAGCTTGAGGGCGAGATAGGCCTCCAGCGTGCGCCCGCGGGTGATCATCCGGCCGAGCAGCGCGTCGCCCGCGAGGCAGACGGAGACGCTGGCCTGCGGATCGAGATCGACCACGAGCACCCGTGCGCCGTCCGCGGCGAGTGCCTCGGCGAGCATGACCACGGTCGTGGTCTTGCCGACGCCGCCCTTCATGTTGGCCACCGCGATCAGCTTGCCGCCCACTCGTGCCCCTCCCGCAAAGCCGCCCGCCCGGTCCGGCGGCATCCCGAGTGCCCGACTCAGGCCGCGTCACGGCAACATATGACAGCCGGCCGATCCCCGCGCGGTGGCGATTGCGGAGGCTCGAAGAACCGGGGCCGTGCGGACACCCCTTCGTGATCGCGCGGATGGGCGGAACAAGCCGCGGATAATCCTATCTTGCGAAGCGCCCACGACATCCGCCGCCCCGGCGGGTCGCCTTGCCTGTGTCGCCTTGCCTGTGAGGTTCCTCGCTGTGATCTTTCCAACCACCACGGCCTTCTACGCCGGCATCCTCGGGCTGATCTATGCCGGCCTGTCCGGTTGGGTGATCGGCGGACGCCTCACCGGCAACGTCCTGTTCGGCGATGGCGGCCAGGACGCGTTGCAGCGGCGCATCCGTTCGCACGGCAACTTTCAGGAATACGTTCCGATCACCCTGCTGCTGATCGCGCTCTACGAGGCCGGCGGCGGCACGCATGCCTGGGTCCAGGGTCTGCTGATCGTGCTGGTGATCGCCCGCATCCTGCACCCGATCGGCATGTTCGCCCCCGCGAACTCGCCCCGTCAGTTCGCCTGCCGCGGCGGCGGCATCCTGGCGACCCTGATCGTCCTGACGATCTCGGCGATCCTGCTGCTGCTCCGGGCCGGCTGAGCCGTCAACGTCCGCGCACCCACCGTGCGGAAAAGCTCGCGACGATGAAAGCCGCGCGGCCACCGCGCGGCCGGCCGGCACGACGCGGATCTCGGCCGCGTCGCGCTCACGGCGCCG is from Methylorubrum populi and encodes:
- a CDS encoding MAPEG family protein, giving the protein MIFPTTTAFYAGILGLIYAGLSGWVIGGRLTGNVLFGDGGQDALQRRIRSHGNFQEYVPITLLLIALYEAGGGTHAWVQGLLIVLVIARILHPIGMFAPANSPRQFACRGGGILATLIVLTISAILLLLRAG
- the mtaB gene encoding tRNA (N(6)-L-threonylcarbamoyladenosine(37)-C(2))-methylthiotransferase MtaB — encoded protein: MSVETLTFGCRLNTVESEVLRGHAEAEAGARDLVVVNTCAVTAEAGRQARKAIRRLARERPTAEIVVTGCGAEVERAAYAGMPEVVRLVGNAVKLRPESWRSGAAPRPEDIMAVRAAEPTRIAGMSGHTRAFVPVQNGCDHRCTFCVIPFGRGNARSVPLADAVAQVRRIVEHGGREVVLTGVDLTAYGRDLDPGLTLGRLVRSILAGVPDLARLRLSSIDSVEADADLVAAFAAEGRLMPHVHLSLQAGDDLILKRMKRRHSRADAIRFCERLRTLRPEIVFGADLIAGFPTETEAQFARSLDLVAECGLTHLHVFPYSPRPGTPAARMPAVPGDVIRARAARLREAGAAALTRHLDGEIGARRRVLTERGDTGRTEAFTLVRFSKPVPSGEMREVTVSGHDGQALLVT
- a CDS encoding Fe-S cluster assembly protein HesB, which encodes MPLFPDTALPTACRRPRREAAPSEALKDKALEIHRRLCRLYACPIPYFHNLDPLSELISSLLSHRTRNADSGRAFKALRARWPDWAAVEEASVAEIETTIRGVTWPELKAPRIKAVLAAVRARVGALNLDFLAGMSVTAARGWLEGIPGIGPKTSAAVLSFSTLRMPALPVDSHHHRVAQRAGLIGPKVDVGPSHPVLRAQLPDDWSAQALYDNHEILMLHGQRVCFHRSPACTACVLLDICPTGQARTKA
- a CDS encoding ParA family protein, whose translation is MGGKLIAVANMKGGVGKTTTVVMLAEALAADGARVLVVDLDPQASVSVCLAGDALLGRMITRGRTLEAYLALKLITRHKPDLRARIEPGVSLTVHRNAPLSLALLPSGPHLRLVEREILYEMTERKFSMHAIDEKLWRIFHDDFAPLADTYDYVFFDCAPGISPMTEVAVRAADLVLVTSIPDFLSTYGLNAFVETIWRRSGRQASHIAPRSAPHVLVTRFQAQVRQHQQTLARLEAEARAEDAGFRLLDTRIPQAAALADALVPTRGAPPTFSAKYGAHVPNVLIPLVAEVKEILHGP
- a CDS encoding GyrI-like domain-containing protein, which translates into the protein MTRLASLAAGLLALASTHAIAQNAPPPTGVPSPAEKSPLPTTTVPDTSKSGPDPAAPAPEQAPIPRPSQSGAGQAVPSAPSALPTLVPKPGEPNDVDEVTLPAKPVAILSGQTKWEEARANLRASFKTIGDTLAKLGLKPAGRPLALFTKTEDDGFQYEAMIPIEAAPTQTPETGGVKFGSTPSGRALRFTHSGTYEEIDGTYETLVAYLDAKEIDVQDRFLEEYVTDLGEGADDRLDINIYALPK
- a CDS encoding RluA family pseudouridine synthase; this translates as MSPPDTASRRTADPEIGLSLLYRDALMLVIDKPAGLPVHPGPKGGPTLTDHLDSLRFGLPRRPEAAHRLDRDTSGCLVLGRHAKALARLNRLFADGKVDKTYWALVEGGPTDAEGRIDLPLGRRSDDPRSWWMKADPAGAPSLTHYRVLARAGGLSWLELKPVTGRTHQLRVHCAAMGWPIRGDAIYGHAGRDGPGLQLHARSLSLPLYPKREAIVVEAPAPGHMRAGLAAGGLAELFDSPPSAGAGE
- the dapF gene encoding diaminopimelate epimerase; protein product: MSPLAHRRFLKMHGAGNAIVVLDLRGTRLRVTPAEARAIGADAHSRFDQLMVVHDPVTPGTDAFMRIYNTDGSESGACGNGTRCVGYALLDDPAMARPAENGRLTLETKAGLVAVKRVADRSFTVDMGQPRLRWDEIPLAEPFPDTRRIELQVGPIDDPILHSPAAVSMGNPHAIFFVEHDPDEYDLGRVGPLLEAHPIFPERANISIAQVTGRDTVKLRVWERGAGLTLACGTAACATVVAASRLRMIARAARVALPGGELAIEWRADDHVLMTGPVFLEGEGSFAPELFSGIDG